The Gossypium raimondii isolate GPD5lz chromosome 2, ASM2569854v1, whole genome shotgun sequence genome segment GATTCATAAAGCAAGCTATTGATTCAAGGTATGCACTTGCGGCTGCTCATGTTTCTTATGTTCAATCTCTTAGAAATATTGGTATAGCTTTAAGAAGATTTGCTGAAGCTGAGGTTTTGATAGAGTCTTCTTTATTAACCTCGGCTACCGAGCCTGATAAAACCCCTTCACATTCTTCATACCCTTCACCATCTCCTTCTCATTTAGGAGCTGATGTTTGTGATTCACCATTGGAGAATGAAAGTCCCATTTCTCCGGTAACCACGAATTTGAGTTACATGAGAGCAGGGAATAGTGCTGCTTTGACTGTTAAGGTTAATCCTAATAATGGTGGTGGTTGTTTAGAGGATGAGTCATTGGCAATGGCAATGGCAATGCCACCGCCCCCACCTCCTCCTTTTGAGTCTGGTTCTTGGGATTTTTTTGGTCCTGTTGATGATAGTGAGAGCTTTAGATTTATGGGGAATAATGGGGTTGATTTGGATTTTGAGGATTTGAGAGGGTGGGGAGAGTTTAGGAATAAAGGGTTTGATCATGGTGGTTTGGATGAAAACAATGAGTTGAATGAAGGGCCGGAATCAGAGAGAAAAGCTGTTGTTGAAATGTCGAATAGTTCCGCAACTCGTAAGTATAGCCGTGGTAGATCAATGGAGGATGATACATTTTTTATTGGATTAGGGGGAGGAAATGGTGGTACTAGGCAGATAAATGACAAGGAGGTGGATCATAATGTCAGTGGTCCAAGTGAAACTTTGATGAGCAAAAGTGGGCTCGAACAATCGAGTTCGAAGAAAGGAAAAGCAATGGCAGATAAAGATTTATCTACTGAAAGGGAAGATCCTTCTGAGTTTATAACCCATAGAGCTAAGGATTTTCTTTCAAGCATAAAGGATATCGAACATCGATTCTTCCGAGCATCAGAAGCAGGTAGGGAAGTCTCCCGGATGCTTGAGTCTAACAAAATCAGAGTTGGATATTCTGAAGCCGAAGGTAATCctcatttaacttttaaatttggattCGAGTTCTTTTATTGTCTATTCAATGCTTGTGCCGCATGCACTACTGATTCCTCATCTGCAAACATCTTATGTTAAAATCAACTGTTGTAGGGGGATCCTCGGCATTGCTGGCAGCTTTGCAACCTGTTTGCTGCCGTGGAAGGACTGGTCTGGTTTCTCATGGTAAGCTCTCTCTTTACATGGCTCTTTATTACGTACAGTCAATCGAAGGACGGTCTTTCTTATTCAACTTGTGGAACTGTTacttgtttttttcattttactgATTATGTCATTAACTCGTGCTGTGGAAATGTATCATTCTTTTCTCATGCGATGATCTTGTAGAGCCGGTGCTACATGTAACCAAAGTCATACATTGGAAGAGGTCAGCATCTTCAAGGTCTTCTTCATCAAGGAATCCACTAGCCACGGCCTCTAAAGACGATGCTGATGACAGTGGAAGTGATTTTGTTGAAGAGTTCTGCATGATTTCCGGTAGTCATTCATCCACCTTGGACAGACTTTATGCATGGGAAAGAAAACTCTATGATGAAGTGAAGGTACTTCTTATTCAAACCACtttgacatatttaattttgaatatgcTTGAAATTTGGAGGCAATGTTGGTTTCGTGAATTTAACTTTTAAGTTCATTGACGGTTTTCATTGCCATAAGTCAATTGTCTTATTTGCAACTAATGAAGGAAATGTTTGTTAATTTCCGAAATAGTGTGTGGCTAATATGATTAGCTTCTATCTTTGAATGTGTATATGagtttcattttcttctatCTGCAAGTGCTATTACAGCTTGATGcttctttcatttaatttccGAGAATATCAGGTTCAAATTGTTTGTTATATGCTTTATATTTCAACATTTTCTTTCCTCAAGAACTAGAAAGGGGAGTTTTCGTGTCATGGTAAGAAACATGCTTCTAGGTAATTTTTAAACAAGTGCAGGTGAGCAAACACATTAGCTCATGCCTCAATAGAAATTAGCAAAGTTTAGGagtattaattaagtttaatcgGTATATGTTAGTATTAGTAGCTTTGCTTTTAAGCGATCTAATATGTAGATTGCCCTTCAATCTTTTGACTTGCTTCTTTCCACCCGTTAGGCTAGTGAATCTATCAGGAAGGAGTATGATCGAAGATGTGATCAGCTCAGACACCAGTTTGCTAAGGATATTAGCACCCAAGTGATTGATAAAACGCGGGCAGTCGTTAAGGATCTACATTCCCGAATTAGAGTAGCACTTCATTCTGTTAATACTATATCAAAGAGGATCGAGAAAATGAGAGATGAAGAGCTGCAGCCACAACTTGTAGAGTTAACTCAAGGGTAAGCTCCTTTAAATCATGAGTACTTGAAAATCTCGAGGTTTCTGAATCATTGATATCCATATCTTGACTACAATTATGCTTGTGTTTGTAGGTTTCTTAGGATGTGGAAGGCCATGCTTGAATGCCATCATTCACAGTACATCACCATCTCGCTGGCATACCATGCAAGGAACTCGACGGATGCGCCACAAGGAGATGCACGCAGGCAGATTATGGTGCAACTTCAGCAAGAGATTGAGTGCTTTGGCGTAAGCTTTACAGACTGGGTTAATAGCCATGCATCTTATTTAGAAGCTCTGAATGGTTGGCTGCAAAACTGCATCATAGAACCTCAGGAACGTTCTAAGAATCGGTATCCATTCTCACCTCATCGATATCTGGGATTCGGACCACCGATATTCGTTCTGTGTCGTGAATGGTCAGCTGGGATAAAGGCCTTACCAGCCGAGGAACTTAGTGCTGCCATCAAAGCCTTCTTATCCGATATTTGTCACTTAATGGACCAACAACTAGAACAACAACAGAAGAAAGACAAATCAGTTGATGCAAACAACGGAGAATCAGAGAGCAGAGATGGTCTTAACTTGTTAACGAACGGTGACACAACTGCTGACGTATCTTCAAACTTGTGCTGCATACAGGCAAGCTTGACTCGGGTTCTCGATAAACTAAACAAATTTTCTGAGGCCTCGGTGAAAATGTATGAGGATGTTAGACAAAAAAGTGATGCAGCTCGAATTGCATACCTCAAATTGCAGGCCAACTAGATTCAATGTAAAGCTATgtaatgatgaaaatataagCATTATTAATATTCAGGTTTTGGAAATAGATGGCTGTAAATTAGAGTTGCAAGTAAACCATGCAGGACTCAATAATCTGCATTATTAGttcaaaaccaattttttccGTTGTTTCTTCTCCGTTTACCATTGGGGGTGCCTCATTTGACATTATTATCATGTTTCCATGCCTTGTTACCTatgatttatttgttaagtCACTTGTTCTGCGGACTGTACCTCTTCTGATGGATAGAAACTTgatgactgaaattttaaattttgaggaGGCATGAGCAACCTGATTGTCAACTCTACTACAATGCCTATGACTTGTATTGCTGGATTTCTTGCTACTCTGTGCCATTTATGTGTATGCAACTCTTATCCTAAGTCTAAATAACATAACTTCTAGTCGTGCATGCCCTAACAATCCTAATTGAAATGAGGCTATCCTCCTCTgtaaaattaagctatttttCGTATCCATTTTATGGCACATACAAATTATCTTTTCATAGTTCATAGCTGTAACTCTCAACAACCTCGTTTCTAAGGTTTGAACCAAGTTTTCTTTTGAGAGCATGTCTTCAGGGACAAAGGGATGGGTAAGTAGGGGCCTAATCCcctaaaattggaaattttaatgtatgttaaaattataatttcacccaaaaataataaaattttgtttgaatacTAAAAACCGTAAAAAAATATGTCTAtctaatgattaaattatattttaacttccataaaaatatataaacttaagaaaaaatttaactttatcCCTGTATTAATTTATCCAACACTTGTTGGTAGTTGATAAGAAACTATCAGTTGGAGTAGTTTGTCAAATTTTAgcattgaataaaagaaaaaaagtctTAGTTGCTTAGGGCTTAAAAGCTCGGTACAGCCATCGAATTGTAGATTGCATATTGGATTGCCTGTTGAGGTTTggcctttttcttttcttgtagcACACGACTGCTTTAATTGCGGTGGTTTTGCTCTACGTAGAGGCTGGTCCAGATTCCATAAGGACCTGTATGGTAAAGCTTTCTACCTCCAAATTCTATAGGGTTAAActttgaatatgaaaatttttcgATATTTGTGATTGCTTTTCGATGAAACAGAACAGTTGTTTAGAAGTACACTACACAGTGAAGTGGTGCTAAAAAAGTGGGCACTCTTTCACTATGAAAAGCAGTAAATACACGATACATAAAAGAGTTGTTTatgtaatttgatatttttatgctTGCGGGGGGTCTAGTTTAATCagaaatatttattgttttcaacaataacaacaagTGATCCTGATTTATCACACACCGTGATAATTTTTCTCACCTTTGTAACTTGAAGACTTGATATGTTGTGAATTCAATaagtaaaatcataatataaatacACTCATACAATATAATTCcttacaaaaacaaattaagtacTTAATTTTCTCGGTACATTAATTTGTACAAGTATCTCAATTATATAAACTTATTTCAAGACTTGCTTAAATATGTAGATCTATATCAATCCCACTAATACAACAATATGataagataaatatattataataataaacaaagtAAATAAAGACTAGAGATTCAATCCAATCTAAAATCCACGAGCCAAGGGATTGATTGGGTAATCTAattcaatccaatccaatctCCAATATATAATTCCCTAAGTGGTATAATCTTCCATAATAGACTAAATATCATCTATACATTCGGCATAACCCATATAAGCCGTTCAATAAAATTGccaacaacttaaatattaaaacagtCTCAACCAAGATCTTTCCAAACTAACAACACTTTAAGCAAACTGTATTTCTATGCCAATagttttcaataaatttttatgataaattttaataaaatttgatgttataataattgaataataataataaataaaataaatgcataaaacATCATTGTTTATGTCATCACAAATCATTTCAAGAATAGAGTCGgcaatatattattgaattttaaggtccaaaattaaaagaaaagacacAAAAAATTTGTTGAAGTCTCTTGAAATTATTGTTAAGTAAcatcaattaaatcaaattttgtccataatcaaaatatttatagtttaattaaagttgaAGGTAGCAA includes the following:
- the LOC105787756 gene encoding protein ALTERED PHOSPHATE STARVATION RESPONSE 1 produces the protein MGSGSSKADKNEALRLCKERRRFIKQAIDSRYALAAAHVSYVQSLRNIGIALRRFAEAEVLIESSLLTSATEPDKTPSHSSYPSPSPSHLGADVCDSPLENESPISPVTTNLSYMRAGNSAALTVKVNPNNGGGCLEDESLAMAMAMPPPPPPPFESGSWDFFGPVDDSESFRFMGNNGVDLDFEDLRGWGEFRNKGFDHGGLDENNELNEGPESERKAVVEMSNSSATRKYSRGRSMEDDTFFIGLGGGNGGTRQINDKEVDHNVSGPSETLMSKSGLEQSSSKKGKAMADKDLSTEREDPSEFITHRAKDFLSSIKDIEHRFFRASEAGREVSRMLESNKIRVGYSEAEGGSSALLAALQPVCCRGRTGLVSHEPVLHVTKVIHWKRSASSRSSSSRNPLATASKDDADDSGSDFVEEFCMISGSHSSTLDRLYAWERKLYDEVKASESIRKEYDRRCDQLRHQFAKDISTQVIDKTRAVVKDLHSRIRVALHSVNTISKRIEKMRDEELQPQLVELTQGFLRMWKAMLECHHSQYITISLAYHARNSTDAPQGDARRQIMVQLQQEIECFGVSFTDWVNSHASYLEALNGWLQNCIIEPQERSKNRYPFSPHRYLGFGPPIFVLCREWSAGIKALPAEELSAAIKAFLSDICHLMDQQLEQQQKKDKSVDANNGESESRDGLNLLTNGDTTADVSSNLCCIQASLTRVLDKLNKFSEASVKMYEDVRQKSDAARIAYLKLQAN